The following are from one region of the Veillonella nakazawae genome:
- the rlmD gene encoding 23S rRNA (uracil(1939)-C(5))-methyltransferase RlmD translates to MNGTNRTSRKKQSKQHRRSNRSNSQQAINGQLSKKQQAILNAPVKFGDEVLVTIHGIGSSGEGVGRVDDFTVFVPFALPGETVKVAIDMVKKTYATGRLLEIVTMAPNRIDASCDLYGFCGGCQLQHITYEGQLSLKTQKVKDVIERIGHQNPDLVKLTLGPKEPWAYRNKMQMPVGGTKGDIQMGFYAMGSHDIVQGTNCPIQNEGNNIIAQACYQIAKEFDIEPYDEHTGKGILRHVIGRIGQSGWMIILVTATDYLPHQEKWVVKLTERIPQVETIVHNVNGKRTNVILGPKNHILYGDGTITDHIKDLQFTLSPHSFFQVNPEQTTVLYDQALAYADLKGDETVIDAYCGTGTISLFLAHKAKHVIGIEIVEPAIINARENAQRNGYDNTEFIVADAAIEMPKLYKAGVRPDVIVFDPIRAGCKEEVLTSAAGMEPKRIVYVSCNPATMARDIEILTHYGYELKEVQPVDMFPMTAHVEAVALLTRSELTQ, encoded by the coding sequence ATGAACGGTACTAATCGTACATCTCGTAAAAAACAATCTAAACAACATAGAAGAAGTAATCGCTCTAATTCACAGCAAGCTATAAACGGCCAATTATCTAAAAAACAACAGGCTATTTTAAATGCGCCTGTTAAGTTTGGTGATGAAGTATTGGTAACTATTCATGGCATTGGTAGCAGCGGTGAAGGGGTAGGTCGTGTAGATGACTTTACTGTTTTTGTACCTTTTGCCTTACCTGGAGAAACTGTGAAAGTAGCTATTGATATGGTTAAAAAAACCTATGCTACAGGGCGCCTCTTAGAAATTGTTACGATGGCTCCCAATCGTATCGATGCAAGTTGTGATCTTTATGGATTCTGTGGAGGCTGCCAACTACAACACATTACCTATGAAGGTCAGCTTTCACTAAAAACACAAAAGGTAAAGGACGTTATCGAACGTATTGGTCATCAAAATCCAGACCTTGTTAAGCTTACATTAGGACCTAAAGAACCTTGGGCATATCGCAATAAAATGCAAATGCCTGTAGGCGGTACTAAAGGCGATATTCAAATGGGATTCTATGCGATGGGATCTCACGATATCGTACAAGGTACAAACTGTCCTATTCAAAATGAAGGAAATAATATCATCGCTCAAGCGTGTTACCAAATCGCTAAAGAATTTGATATTGAACCATATGATGAACATACTGGCAAAGGTATACTACGCCATGTAATCGGTCGCATTGGACAATCTGGATGGATGATTATCCTTGTAACTGCTACAGATTACTTACCACACCAAGAAAAATGGGTAGTAAAATTAACAGAACGAATTCCTCAAGTAGAAACTATCGTTCATAATGTAAATGGTAAGCGAACTAATGTTATCTTAGGACCTAAGAATCATATCCTCTACGGTGATGGAACAATTACAGACCATATTAAGGACCTACAGTTTACTCTATCCCCACATTCTTTCTTCCAAGTGAATCCAGAACAAACTACAGTACTGTATGACCAAGCATTAGCTTATGCAGATTTAAAAGGGGATGAAACTGTTATCGATGCGTACTGTGGTACAGGAACTATTTCCCTCTTTTTGGCACATAAGGCAAAACATGTTATTGGCATAGAAATTGTAGAACCTGCCATTATTAATGCTCGTGAAAACGCTCAACGCAATGGTTATGACAATACAGAATTCATCGTCGCTGATGCGGCCATAGAAATGCCAAAACTCTACAAAGCTGGCGTACGCCCTGATGTAATAGTATTCGATCCAATCCGTGCTGGTTGCAAAGAAGAAGTACTAACCTCTGCAGCAGGCATGGAACCAAAACGTATTGTCTACGTATCCTGTAACCCTGCAACCATGGCAAGAGACATTGAAATATTGACGCACTATGGCTACGAACTAAAAGAAGTACAACCCGTAGACATGTTCCCAATGACAGCGCATGTCGAAGCCGTAGCTTTGCTCACTAGAAGCGAATTGACGCAGTGA
- a CDS encoding TerC family protein, with the protein MEFLEVATWVTIGKIILIDILLAGDNAVVIGMAAGKLAPELQKKAVIWGTVGAIVMRLVFATLLVEALTLIPLIHLGGGLVLVWIAIQLLKGGDEDAHIEAKNSLMGAIWTIIVADAMMSIDNVIGVVGAARGHLELVIAGMLITVPIIVFCSTLFARIINKFPAILWAGGALLGWVAGEMIVEDPLLMPYIQGEELLVKFGTVFFVLIVTGMIKIWKKRDA; encoded by the coding sequence ATGGAATTTTTAGAAGTTGCCACGTGGGTGACCATTGGTAAGATTATTTTAATTGATATTTTGCTGGCTGGTGATAATGCTGTAGTAATTGGTATGGCAGCAGGTAAGCTAGCTCCAGAACTACAAAAGAAAGCCGTGATTTGGGGTACAGTAGGTGCCATTGTAATGCGCCTTGTATTTGCTACTCTTTTAGTAGAGGCTCTTACTTTAATTCCTCTTATTCACTTAGGTGGTGGCCTTGTACTTGTATGGATTGCCATTCAATTATTAAAAGGTGGCGATGAAGATGCACATATCGAAGCTAAGAATTCATTAATGGGTGCCATTTGGACGATTATTGTAGCTGACGCTATGATGAGTATTGATAATGTCATCGGTGTAGTAGGGGCCGCTAGAGGTCATTTAGAGCTTGTTATTGCAGGTATGTTAATTACTGTTCCAATTATCGTATTTTGCTCTACATTATTTGCTCGAATTATTAATAAATTCCCTGCTATTCTTTGGGCTGGTGGTGCACTCCTTGGCTGGGTTGCAGGCGAAATGATTGTGGAAGATCCACTTCTTATGCCATATATTCAAGGTGAAGAATTACTCGTTAAATTCGGCACTGTATTCTTCGTTCTTATTGTGACAGGTATGATTAAAATTTGGAAGAAAAGAGACGCGTAA
- a CDS encoding TerC family protein: MDILSIQGLLAMLQIIVIDILLAGDNAIVIGMAARNLPAHLQKKAIFWGTAGAIILRLVMAFLFVEALNNIPALRLVGGILLLWIGYKLVADDESEHNIEAKDNLRAAITTIVIADGIMGIDNVIGVVGAAGGHMTMVAIGMLITVPIIIYGSTLFVKVIERFPIILYAGGGILGWVGAGMAVEDTLIVHSVEPYALFIKIAAVILVVGASLIAKKLKK, from the coding sequence TTGGACATCTTATCTATTCAAGGTTTATTGGCGATGCTTCAGATCATCGTTATCGATATCTTACTCGCTGGCGATAATGCCATTGTAATTGGCATGGCAGCTCGTAACTTGCCAGCACATTTACAGAAGAAAGCTATCTTCTGGGGCACAGCAGGTGCCATTATTTTACGCCTTGTTATGGCATTCCTATTTGTAGAGGCATTGAATAATATTCCTGCACTTCGTTTAGTAGGTGGTATCCTTCTTTTATGGATCGGCTACAAGCTCGTTGCTGATGATGAAAGCGAGCATAATATCGAGGCTAAAGATAACTTGCGTGCTGCTATTACAACGATTGTCATTGCAGATGGTATCATGGGCATCGATAATGTTATCGGTGTAGTTGGTGCTGCAGGTGGCCATATGACAATGGTAGCCATTGGTATGCTCATAACTGTACCAATCATCATCTATGGCAGTACTTTATTTGTGAAAGTTATCGAACGTTTCCCAATTATCCTATACGCTGGCGGTGGTATCCTTGGATGGGTAGGTGCTGGCATGGCAGTAGAGGATACATTGATTGTTCATAGTGTTGAACCATATGCACTATTCATCAAAATAGCTGCAGTAATCCTCGTAGTAGGGGCATCTTTGATAGCTAAAAAACTTAAGAAATAA
- a CDS encoding MATE family efflux transporter, whose amino-acid sequence MYQTYSILQKLWLFIKLFTPMCITQFSLIGGTFIAIFLTGQYSTIDLAGVATGYNLWLLFYIFAQGTLLGITPIISQLLGAKKTNDISTIFYQGLYIGTGLACIILIIGLLGLRPLLTALNLEPAAAEVCISYLKAFAIGLFPLLWVNTLRNTVDSHGLTHYSMAIVFTSFIVNVFLNYSLIFGHFGFPEIGGVGAGYGIAGACWTNFILFSLVLLLHPKLKGYRIFKDFSKPSFHYIREQLHIGIPIGFSIFLEASIFSIAGLLMVHFGSAVVAAHQSVISFTNVFYCLPLSIAMASTIAVAYELGAGRKQEAIQYSYISRILAIVLAIMICTFTFTNMDAIADLFTNDDEVYKLIYSFLGYGVFFSAIDAIGTPLQGILRAYKDVKVVLYISLISYWGVCFPTAYILANNPNYGPFGVWIGLLASVLVAGVLFTWRTWYIQRQLK is encoded by the coding sequence ATGTATCAAACATATTCTATATTACAAAAGTTATGGTTGTTCATTAAGCTATTTACTCCTATGTGCATAACGCAATTTTCCCTTATAGGTGGTACATTTATAGCTATCTTTTTAACGGGACAATATAGTACAATAGATTTAGCTGGGGTTGCTACGGGGTATAATTTATGGCTCCTCTTCTATATCTTTGCACAAGGAACGTTGTTAGGTATCACACCAATTATTTCTCAGCTATTGGGAGCTAAGAAAACCAATGATATTTCAACAATCTTTTATCAAGGTCTTTATATCGGTACAGGCCTAGCATGTATCATTTTAATAATTGGTCTCTTAGGTCTACGTCCTCTTCTGACAGCATTAAATCTGGAACCTGCTGCAGCTGAGGTATGTATTAGTTACCTGAAAGCATTTGCTATAGGTCTATTCCCACTACTTTGGGTTAATACATTGCGCAATACAGTCGACAGTCATGGATTAACACATTATTCTATGGCCATCGTATTTACTAGCTTTATTGTGAACGTATTTTTGAACTACTCACTCATCTTTGGGCATTTCGGATTTCCAGAGATCGGTGGTGTCGGTGCTGGCTATGGTATAGCCGGTGCTTGTTGGACTAACTTTATTCTCTTTAGCTTAGTATTACTATTACATCCAAAGCTAAAGGGATATCGTATCTTTAAAGACTTCAGTAAACCAAGTTTTCACTACATTCGCGAACAGCTACATATAGGTATTCCTATTGGCTTTTCCATCTTCTTAGAAGCTAGTATTTTTAGCATTGCTGGACTCTTGATGGTTCACTTTGGATCCGCCGTCGTAGCTGCTCATCAATCTGTTATTTCCTTTACCAATGTATTCTACTGTTTACCTCTTAGTATCGCTATGGCCTCTACCATTGCAGTTGCTTATGAACTTGGGGCAGGTCGTAAACAAGAGGCTATCCAGTACTCTTATATTTCTCGCATCTTAGCCATTGTATTGGCTATCATGATTTGTACATTTACGTTTACTAATATGGACGCTATTGCAGATCTCTTTACAAATGATGATGAAGTATACAAGCTTATCTACAGCTTCCTTGGATACGGTGTATTCTTCTCTGCTATCGATGCCATTGGAACCCCTTTACAAGGTATATTGAGAGCCTATAAAGATGTAAAAGTAGTTCTTTATATCTCCCTCATATCCTATTGGGGCGTATGCTTCCCAACCGCCTATATTCTTGCTAATAATCCTAATTACGGACCATTTGGCGTATGGATTGGATTACTCGCTAGCGTACTAGTAGCAGGTGTATTGTTCACTTGGCGTACTTGGTATATTCAGCGTCAATTAAAATAA
- a CDS encoding IS1249 family transposase: MRQIKCPDCNETCIKHGVLKSGSQRWFCKHCKVAFTVKINNLSKELSLFLNWLFSTNIQADMPGKGRTFRRKTAKFWSIWPLPPKVEEVHDVVYLDGIYLARNLCVLICCNDTHVLGWYVCRYEHARAWQCLMERIAEPKVVVSDGANGLPKALRKVWPHSSHQRCLFHIFCQVRRYTTSRPKTLAGKDLYTLAKDLFNVKTMDQALVWINELSAWRMTYSDFLREMTIDEFGNKRSTHERLLKAESSLWRLIRQQTLFTFLECIDITVPTTNNRIEGGVNAQLRSMLRSHRGLSLERRLKAVYWWCYMHSPRPLSISDILNCMPTDESIAAIYKRLSDYCQIDRSIPQWGDAPVWNELHMSTDFPTYWD, from the coding sequence ATGCGACAAATAAAATGTCCTGATTGTAATGAAACATGTATTAAACACGGTGTTTTAAAATCTGGTTCTCAGCGTTGGTTTTGCAAACATTGTAAGGTGGCATTTACCGTTAAAATTAATAATTTAAGTAAAGAGTTAAGCCTATTCTTGAATTGGTTATTCAGCACCAATATTCAAGCTGATATGCCTGGTAAAGGTCGTACATTCAGGCGTAAAACCGCTAAATTTTGGTCCATATGGCCATTGCCACCAAAAGTGGAAGAAGTACATGATGTGGTATATCTTGATGGAATTTACTTAGCTAGGAATTTATGTGTTTTGATTTGTTGCAATGATACTCATGTTCTAGGATGGTATGTCTGTCGTTATGAGCATGCTAGAGCTTGGCAGTGTTTAATGGAACGGATTGCCGAACCTAAAGTTGTTGTGTCTGATGGTGCTAATGGTTTGCCTAAAGCATTACGTAAAGTTTGGCCTCATAGCAGTCACCAAAGATGCTTGTTTCACATTTTTTGTCAGGTTAGACGATATACGACAAGTAGACCTAAAACGTTAGCAGGAAAGGATCTTTATACTCTGGCTAAAGATTTATTTAATGTGAAAACAATGGATCAAGCTCTTGTATGGATTAATGAACTTTCAGCGTGGCGAATGACATATTCTGATTTTTTACGAGAAATGACGATTGATGAATTCGGGAACAAACGCTCTACACATGAGCGTTTGCTTAAAGCCGAATCATCATTATGGCGTCTGATTAGGCAACAAACTTTATTTACATTTTTGGAATGTATTGATATTACAGTACCTACAACAAATAATCGTATTGAAGGTGGAGTAAATGCTCAACTAAGAAGTATGTTACGATCTCATAGGGGCCTTTCACTTGAAAGAAGACTAAAAGCGGTCTATTGGTGGTGCTATATGCACTCACCAAGACCGCTTTCTATTTCAGATATATTAAATTGTATGCCTACAGATGAATCGATTGCTGCTATCTACAAACGGTTATCTGATTATTGCCAAATAGATCGCTCAATACCTCAATGGGGTGATGCTCCTGTTTGGAATGAGCTACATATGTCTACAGATTTTCCAACTTATTGGGATTAG
- the uvrC gene encoding excinuclease ABC subunit UvrC — translation MPSEELLEKVSHLPTTPGVYLWRDQYNSIIYVGKAINLRNRVRSYVRNDANRAPKVAAMMKRAVDVEIIQTKTEMEALILENTLIKEHEPKYNIRLRDDKTYPYVKISVQEDYPRVYMTRRLERDGAKYFGPFTDVTSVHVVLKLIRQYYPLRTCKSMKVERPCLQYHMHYCEAPCFNKISVSDYGKYIDEIIELFEGKPIPLLKEIKEKMELAAEDLRFEDAAHYRDQLSSIEKIQEKQRMVTQRGDLDVLGIAVDTSMACVQLLFIRGGRLLGRENYFVQHDGDSAETIMTDFIKQYYGDTNFIPKELLLPMDSTDRDLLKEWFTQLKGQNVDVSVPQRGYKMDMIKMAHENAETFLEERRRQWQHQIDKTGGAVKKLAEVLDLPRLPERMECFDISHTQGAETVASMVVFEGGKPAKKEYRRFKLKTTQGKPDDFKSMAEIMERRYGNETDWPMPDLIIIDGGKGQLNAALPLIRGVGVTDVPVISLAKRIEEVFVEGQSESIILSHHTPELQLLQQIRDEAHRFAITYHRKLRGKRNLESILDHIEGIGPKRRKALWAHFNSLEAMKEASIDELSKVESMNYKTAETLYNFFRMSKVEKQDMLK, via the coding sequence ATGCCATCTGAAGAATTACTAGAGAAGGTCAGTCATTTACCGACTACACCAGGTGTGTATTTATGGCGTGATCAGTACAACAGCATCATCTATGTGGGTAAGGCTATCAATTTGCGAAATCGCGTGCGTTCTTATGTGCGTAATGATGCGAACCGAGCGCCGAAGGTTGCGGCTATGATGAAGCGTGCCGTCGATGTGGAGATTATCCAAACAAAGACAGAGATGGAAGCGCTTATCTTAGAGAATACGCTTATTAAGGAGCATGAACCTAAATACAATATTAGGCTTCGTGATGATAAAACGTATCCGTACGTAAAAATCTCAGTACAAGAGGATTACCCACGGGTATATATGACGCGCCGACTAGAACGCGATGGAGCCAAGTACTTTGGCCCTTTTACAGATGTAACATCTGTACATGTGGTATTGAAATTAATACGCCAGTACTATCCACTCAGGACTTGTAAGTCTATGAAGGTAGAGCGACCATGTTTGCAATATCATATGCACTACTGTGAAGCACCGTGCTTTAATAAGATTTCCGTATCGGATTATGGAAAGTATATCGATGAAATCATAGAGCTCTTTGAAGGTAAGCCTATCCCTTTGCTGAAGGAAATTAAAGAGAAGATGGAGCTTGCTGCAGAAGACTTACGTTTTGAAGATGCAGCACATTATCGAGATCAGTTATCTAGTATTGAAAAGATACAAGAAAAGCAACGCATGGTTACACAGCGTGGCGACTTAGACGTGTTAGGTATTGCAGTGGATACCTCGATGGCTTGTGTACAGTTATTATTCATTCGTGGTGGCCGACTATTAGGCCGTGAGAACTACTTTGTACAACATGATGGAGATAGTGCTGAAACTATCATGACGGACTTTATCAAGCAATACTATGGAGATACAAACTTCATTCCAAAGGAATTATTATTACCTATGGATAGCACCGATAGAGACTTGTTAAAGGAATGGTTTACACAGCTTAAAGGTCAGAATGTAGACGTATCTGTGCCACAGCGTGGTTATAAGATGGACATGATTAAGATGGCTCATGAGAATGCAGAAACCTTCCTAGAAGAGCGTCGTCGTCAGTGGCAACACCAAATTGATAAGACCGGTGGGGCTGTTAAAAAACTAGCTGAAGTCCTAGACTTGCCGCGATTACCAGAGCGTATGGAATGCTTTGATATTTCCCATACACAAGGGGCCGAAACGGTGGCATCTATGGTTGTCTTTGAAGGTGGTAAGCCTGCGAAGAAGGAGTATCGTCGTTTTAAATTGAAAACTACGCAAGGTAAACCTGATGACTTTAAGTCTATGGCTGAAATTATGGAACGACGCTATGGTAATGAAACAGATTGGCCTATGCCAGACCTGATTATTATCGATGGCGGTAAAGGTCAGCTCAATGCAGCGTTGCCGTTGATTCGCGGTGTAGGTGTTACAGATGTGCCTGTTATCTCTTTAGCTAAGCGTATTGAAGAGGTCTTTGTAGAAGGACAATCTGAAAGTATCATCTTAAGCCATCACACACCAGAGCTTCAATTGCTGCAACAAATACGTGACGAAGCCCATCGATTTGCTATTACGTACCATCGTAAGCTTCGTGGAAAACGTAATTTAGAATCCATTCTAGATCATATAGAAGGAATTGGCCCTAAACGCCGCAAAGCCTTGTGGGCACATTTTAATAGTTTAGAGGCTATGAAAGAGGCATCCATTGATGAGCTTTCAAAGGTGGAATCTATGAACTATAAGACGGCAGAAACACTATATAATTTCTTCCGCATGTCTAAGGTAGAAAAACAAGATATGTTGAAATAA
- the uvrA gene encoding excinuclease ABC subunit UvrA has translation MKDQLIVKGARQHNLKNIDISLPRDQFIVLTGLSGSGKSSLAFDTIYAEGQRRYVESLSAYARQFLGQMDKPDVDYIEGLSPAISIDQKTTSRNPRSTVGTVTEIYDYLRLLFARVGHAHCPECGKPITQQTIQQMTDDVMNFPEGTKILVLAPMIQGKKGEHKSVFDQLRKEGFVRARVDGAVRTLDEDIVLEKNKKHSIDIVVDRLVVKEGIESRLADSMETASKWAEGIVVIQEVDGPEHMYSQHFACPDCHISLPKIEPRMFSFNSPFGACPACLGIGSTMEVDEERVIPDGSITFADGCVQALSSNPNAWFMRQVEGLLKANGYSLDSTYDELPKALQKKVMYGTTDKVAFTYENMRGEVKEFFTEYEGILPMVKRRHSEASTDSMREEFEKFMSIKPCTTCHGARLKPEVLAITVGDKNINEVTQLTIKEALDFFGKLQLTEREQVIGAQILKEINARLGFLNNVGLDYLTMNRSAGTLSGGEAQRIRLATQIGSGLVGVLYILDEPSIGLHQRDNDRLIDTLKGLRDLGNTLLVVEHDEDTMRAADYLVDIGPGAGEHGGQIIAAGTVDEVMKVENSITGQYLSGRKFIALPEERRKPGKNCIEIRSAKENNLQNVNVKFPIGLFNVVTGVSGSGKSTLINEILYKGLANQLYRSNHKVGAHKEIRGLEHIDKIINIDQSPIGRTPRSNPATYTGVFDAIRELYSQTPEAKMRGYKQGRFSFNVKGGRCEACRGDGIIKIEMHFLPDVYVPCEVCKGARYNRETLEVKYKGKSIADVLDMTVDDAVEFFSAIPKINRKMITLQEVGLGYIRLGQAATTLSGGEAQRVKLATELARRSTGKTLYILDEPTTGLHAEDIRKLLHVLQQLVEGGDTVVVIEHNLDVIKMADHIIDLGPEGGNRGGTIVATGTPEQIAKVKESYTGKFLGPVLERTKKFMKAVKNKK, from the coding sequence ATGAAAGATCAATTGATTGTAAAAGGTGCACGTCAGCATAATCTTAAAAATATAGATATATCCTTACCACGGGATCAGTTTATCGTGTTGACTGGCCTCAGTGGTTCTGGTAAATCATCCTTAGCGTTTGATACAATTTACGCAGAAGGGCAACGACGCTATGTAGAGTCTTTATCTGCTTATGCACGTCAATTCTTGGGACAAATGGATAAACCCGATGTAGACTATATTGAAGGTTTATCTCCAGCTATTTCTATCGACCAAAAGACTACAAGCCGTAACCCTCGTTCTACAGTTGGTACTGTAACGGAGATTTACGATTACTTGCGTCTATTATTTGCTCGCGTAGGCCATGCTCATTGTCCTGAATGTGGTAAGCCTATTACACAGCAAACGATACAACAAATGACAGACGATGTAATGAACTTCCCAGAAGGTACTAAGATTTTAGTATTAGCCCCTATGATTCAAGGGAAAAAAGGAGAGCATAAATCCGTCTTTGATCAACTTCGAAAAGAAGGTTTTGTTCGTGCCCGTGTAGATGGCGCTGTACGTACATTAGATGAAGATATTGTATTAGAAAAAAATAAAAAACACTCTATCGATATCGTAGTAGACCGTCTCGTTGTAAAAGAAGGTATTGAATCTCGCTTAGCAGACTCTATGGAGACCGCATCAAAATGGGCAGAAGGTATTGTAGTTATCCAAGAGGTAGATGGACCTGAACACATGTATAGCCAACACTTTGCATGTCCAGATTGCCATATTTCCTTACCGAAAATTGAGCCACGTATGTTCTCCTTTAACAGTCCATTTGGTGCCTGCCCAGCTTGTTTGGGAATTGGCTCTACCATGGAAGTAGACGAAGAACGCGTTATTCCAGATGGATCTATTACCTTTGCCGATGGTTGTGTGCAAGCGTTGAGTTCTAACCCTAATGCATGGTTTATGCGCCAAGTAGAAGGTTTGTTAAAAGCTAATGGATATTCTTTAGACTCTACCTATGATGAATTACCAAAAGCATTACAGAAAAAAGTAATGTATGGCACTACAGATAAGGTTGCTTTCACGTACGAAAATATGCGCGGCGAAGTAAAGGAATTCTTTACTGAGTACGAAGGTATTTTACCGATGGTAAAACGCCGTCATAGTGAAGCCTCTACAGATTCTATGCGTGAAGAGTTTGAAAAATTTATGTCCATTAAGCCTTGTACTACATGCCATGGAGCTCGTCTTAAACCTGAAGTATTAGCTATAACCGTAGGGGATAAGAACATCAATGAAGTGACCCAATTGACCATTAAAGAAGCACTCGATTTCTTTGGTAAGTTACAGTTAACAGAGCGGGAACAAGTGATTGGCGCTCAAATTTTGAAGGAAATCAATGCTCGTCTTGGATTCCTCAATAATGTAGGCCTTGATTATCTTACTATGAACCGTAGTGCAGGGACCCTTTCTGGTGGTGAAGCACAACGTATTCGTTTGGCTACGCAAATCGGCTCTGGTTTGGTAGGTGTATTGTACATCCTAGACGAACCGTCCATAGGTCTACATCAACGAGATAATGATCGACTCATCGATACCTTAAAAGGGTTACGGGACTTAGGTAACACCTTGCTCGTTGTAGAACATGACGAAGATACGATGCGTGCGGCTGACTATCTCGTGGACATTGGGCCCGGTGCAGGTGAGCATGGCGGTCAAATCATTGCCGCTGGTACGGTAGACGAAGTGATGAAGGTAGAAAACTCCATTACTGGTCAATATTTGAGTGGTCGTAAATTTATCGCACTTCCTGAAGAACGCCGTAAACCAGGTAAGAACTGCATTGAAATTCGTAGTGCTAAGGAAAATAATTTACAAAATGTAAATGTAAAATTCCCTATCGGCTTATTCAATGTTGTTACTGGTGTCAGCGGTTCTGGTAAGTCTACCTTGATTAATGAAATTCTCTACAAAGGTTTAGCTAATCAATTATATCGCTCTAACCACAAAGTAGGGGCTCATAAAGAAATCCGCGGCTTAGAACATATTGATAAAATCATCAATATCGACCAAAGTCCTATCGGCCGTACGCCTCGCTCTAATCCAGCGACCTATACTGGTGTATTCGATGCTATACGCGAGCTCTATAGTCAAACACCGGAAGCAAAGATGCGCGGCTACAAACAAGGGCGCTTTAGCTTTAACGTAAAAGGTGGCCGCTGTGAAGCTTGTCGTGGTGACGGTATCATTAAAATTGAAATGCACTTCTTGCCAGATGTGTACGTACCTTGTGAGGTTTGTAAGGGAGCCCGTTATAACCGAGAAACCTTAGAGGTTAAATACAAAGGTAAATCTATTGCAGATGTACTAGATATGACGGTAGATGATGCGGTTGAGTTCTTCAGCGCAATTCCGAAGATCAATCGTAAAATGATTACCTTGCAAGAGGTAGGTTTAGGCTATATTCGTTTAGGTCAAGCAGCAACAACCTTATCTGGTGGTGAAGCACAACGCGTTAAATTAGCTACTGAATTAGCTCGTCGCAGCACAGGTAAAACATTGTACATCCTAGATGAACCGACTACAGGTCTTCACGCCGAGGATATTCGCAAGTTATTACACGTATTGCAACAACTCGTAGAGGGTGGCGATACCGTTGTCGTTATCGAGCATAATTTAGATGTCATTAAGATGGCAGACCATATCATAGACCTCGGTCCTGAAGGCGGTAATCGCGGTGGTACTATCGTAGCTACAGGTACACCTGAACAAATTGCTAAGGTAAAAGAAAGTTATACAGGTAAATTTTTAGGTCCTGTATTAGAACGGACTAAGAAATTTATGAAAGCAGTTAAAAATAAGAAATAA